One part of the Glycine soja cultivar W05 chromosome 11, ASM419377v2, whole genome shotgun sequence genome encodes these proteins:
- the LOC114374968 gene encoding uncharacterized protein LOC114374968: protein MRLFDPWPVFFKREWKRNWPFLVGFAVTGTLITKLSLGLSANVLLLLLLRQPPKLDFCSESDFPFRRGGSHKVKIRPGTQEVTLEWNICSDFAHCIRCVKRALLVINEERCCIHSMFLLPFWLFTLM, encoded by the exons atgagactGTTCGATCCATGGCCTGTATTCTTCAAGCGAGAATGGAAGCGTAACTGGCCCTTCTTGGTTGGATTCGCCGTCACCGGAACTCTCATCACCAAACTTTCTCTTGGTCTCTCTGCTAAcgtccttctcctcctccttcttcgCCAACCTCCAAAATTGGATTTTTGTTCTGAGTCTGATTTCCCTTTTCGCAGAGGAGGAAGCCACAAAGTCAAAATTCGTCCAGGCACACAAGAG GTGACTTTGGAATGGAATATTTGCAGTGACTTTGCACATTGTATTAGATGTGTGAAGAGAGCTTTGCTTGTAATAAATGAAGAGAGATGTTGTATACACTCCATGTTCCTATTACCATTTTGGTTGTTTACTTTAATGTGA